A window from Mesorhizobium sp. WSM2240 encodes these proteins:
- a CDS encoding branched-chain amino acid aminotransferase, translating to MSLSTPAQSTTWTYVDGDWHEGNVALIGPRSHAMWLGTSVFDGGRWFEGVSPDLDRHCARVNASAVSLGLNPTMATEEIVGLAWDGWKKFDGKTAVYVRPMYWAEHGGYMGVPADPDSTRFCLCLYEAPMIPPSGFSVTVSPFRRPTLETMPTNAKAGCLYPNNGRAILEAKQRGFDNALVRDLLGNVAETGTSNIFLVKDGHVFTPAPNGTFLSGITRARTIALLADYGFRTTETTLSVRDFMEADEIFSTGNHSKVVPVTRIEDRDLQPGPVAKKARELYWEWAHSA from the coding sequence ATGAGCTTATCGACGCCCGCGCAATCGACGACCTGGACCTATGTCGACGGAGACTGGCATGAGGGCAATGTCGCGCTCATCGGCCCCCGCAGCCACGCAATGTGGCTGGGCACCAGCGTCTTCGACGGTGGCAGGTGGTTCGAGGGCGTATCACCGGATCTCGATCGGCATTGCGCGCGCGTCAACGCATCGGCGGTTTCGCTCGGCCTGAACCCGACAATGGCCACCGAGGAGATTGTCGGCCTGGCATGGGACGGCTGGAAGAAATTCGACGGCAAGACGGCCGTCTATGTCCGGCCGATGTACTGGGCCGAACACGGCGGCTATATGGGCGTTCCGGCCGACCCGGATTCGACCCGCTTCTGTCTTTGCCTCTACGAAGCGCCGATGATCCCGCCATCGGGTTTTTCGGTGACGGTTTCCCCGTTCCGCCGCCCGACGCTGGAAACCATGCCGACCAACGCCAAGGCCGGCTGCCTCTATCCCAACAATGGCAGGGCCATCCTAGAAGCCAAGCAGCGCGGCTTCGACAATGCGCTGGTGCGCGACCTGCTCGGCAACGTCGCCGAAACCGGCACGTCGAACATTTTCCTGGTCAAGGACGGCCACGTCTTCACGCCGGCTCCGAACGGAACTTTTCTTTCCGGCATCACGCGTGCGCGTACGATTGCGCTGCTCGCGGATTACGGCTTCCGCACGACCGAGACCACGCTTTCGGTGCGCGACTTCATGGAAGCCGACGAGATCTTCTCCACCGGCAACCACTCCAAGGTGGTCCCCGTGACCAGGATCGAGGACCGCGACCTGCAGCCGGGGCCAGTGGCCAAGAAGGCGCGGGAACTCTATTGGGAGTGGGCGCATTCGGCTTGA
- a CDS encoding TetR/AcrR family transcriptional regulator C-terminal domain-containing protein — protein sequence MAAKRSGARRKQSQPINVRLQPVQEPRSEPPLSRERIVATAVELLDAQGLDGLTMRRLADRLGSGVMSLYWHVDNKEDVFDLALDSVLEYCGPPQTVESQDWREEAVHMLEDWRASMLRHPWSASLLPRRALGPNILSRLELLSQTLSRAGVADANLNVAIWSLWNYVMGATITRTNFDLPDDCRAATQQRFTHLSERYPTIERSRLLLDSDWDDAFRKGLGFLLDGLAPG from the coding sequence ATGGCAGCCAAACGCAGCGGCGCCCGACGCAAACAGTCCCAACCGATAAATGTGCGGCTCCAGCCCGTGCAGGAGCCGCGCAGCGAACCGCCCCTCTCTCGGGAACGTATCGTGGCGACCGCGGTAGAGCTGCTGGACGCCCAAGGGCTAGACGGATTGACGATGCGTCGGCTGGCCGATCGCCTCGGCTCGGGCGTGATGAGCCTATATTGGCACGTCGACAACAAGGAGGATGTCTTTGATCTGGCGCTCGACTCGGTGCTCGAATATTGCGGACCGCCGCAAACAGTTGAATCTCAAGACTGGCGCGAGGAAGCCGTTCATATGCTCGAAGACTGGCGCGCCAGCATGCTGCGCCATCCCTGGTCGGCATCGCTGTTGCCGCGCCGGGCGCTCGGCCCGAACATCCTCAGTCGCCTGGAACTGCTGAGCCAGACCTTGTCCAGAGCCGGTGTAGCGGACGCAAATCTGAACGTCGCGATATGGTCGCTCTGGAACTATGTGATGGGCGCCACCATCACCCGGACGAACTTCGACCTCCCGGACGACTGCAGGGCCGCCACGCAGCAGCGCTTTACACATCTCAGCGAACGCTACCCGACAATCGAACGCTCCCGCTTGCTGTTGGACAGCGACTGGGATGACGCCTTCCGGAAAGGCCTCGGCTTCCTGCTCGATGGCCTCGCTCCAGGATAG
- a CDS encoding cytochrome c has protein sequence MNSPGKLAAAAVIAAGISGLAFWYLTAPGRIGAEAAEALGTGDAARGERIFWAGGCTSCHARPKSEGEALLQLAGGVQLETAFGAFVAPNISQDVNDGIGGWSGKDFADAMLKGVSPSGRHYYPAFPYTSYARMKPADVADLYAFMKTLPAVAGRAPDHTLSFPFSFRRGIGLWKLLYLDDAPVIALDEGSPEKLQLGRYLVEGPGHCGECHTPRTVAGGTDKGQWLAGAVAAEGDGVIPNITSGEGGIGDWSEGDIASYLETGFTPDFDSVGGSMVEVQKNIARLTQEDREAIAAYLKAVPPRPNGYPARQPPDEPASD, from the coding sequence ATGAACTCGCCCGGAAAGCTGGCCGCCGCCGCCGTGATCGCGGCAGGTATTAGCGGGCTGGCCTTCTGGTACCTGACAGCGCCCGGCCGCATCGGCGCCGAAGCCGCGGAGGCGCTTGGGACAGGCGACGCAGCGAGGGGCGAGCGCATATTCTGGGCCGGCGGCTGCACGTCCTGTCACGCCCGGCCGAAATCCGAAGGCGAGGCGCTGCTCCAACTGGCTGGCGGAGTGCAACTCGAGACTGCGTTCGGCGCGTTCGTCGCGCCGAACATTTCTCAGGACGTGAATGACGGCATTGGCGGCTGGTCCGGGAAGGATTTCGCCGACGCCATGCTGAAGGGCGTTTCACCCTCGGGACGGCATTACTATCCTGCATTTCCCTATACGTCCTACGCAAGGATGAAGCCGGCCGACGTGGCGGACCTCTACGCCTTCATGAAGACGCTACCTGCCGTGGCAGGCCGGGCGCCGGATCATACACTGAGCTTCCCGTTCAGCTTCCGGCGCGGCATCGGTCTGTGGAAGCTGCTCTATCTCGATGACGCTCCAGTCATTGCTCTGGACGAGGGCTCTCCGGAAAAACTTCAGCTCGGCCGCTATCTGGTCGAGGGGCCCGGCCATTGCGGCGAATGCCACACGCCGCGCACGGTTGCGGGCGGGACCGACAAGGGCCAGTGGCTTGCAGGCGCTGTCGCAGCCGAGGGCGACGGCGTCATTCCCAACATCACATCAGGCGAGGGCGGGATAGGCGACTGGTCCGAAGGCGATATCGCCAGCTATCTCGAAACGGGGTTTACGCCGGATTTCGATTCGGTCGGCGGCTCGATGGTCGAAGTTCAGAAGAACATCGCCAGATTGACGCAGGAAGACCGGGAGGCGATCGCCGCCTATCTCAAGGCGGTGCCGCCGCGTCCGAATGGTTATCCGGCGCGGCAGCCTCCCGACGAGCCAGCGTCAGACTGA
- a CDS encoding cytochrome c produces MKKFVIAVSVIALATTAAFADVIADRKAVMKENGRQVGVLVKMVQGETDFDAEAVMAALTKLNENVQAIDVAASFPPGSDKGDTTASPKIWEDMAGFQAEVDKFKAVTAEAAAAPAQSLEALKPQVAAIGQSCSSCHETYRIKKG; encoded by the coding sequence ATGAAGAAATTTGTTATTGCCGTTTCCGTAATCGCGCTCGCCACCACCGCCGCGTTCGCCGACGTGATCGCAGACCGCAAGGCGGTCATGAAGGAAAATGGAAGACAGGTTGGCGTGCTGGTGAAGATGGTCCAGGGCGAGACGGATTTTGACGCCGAGGCGGTCATGGCGGCTTTGACCAAGCTGAACGAAAACGTGCAGGCGATAGATGTCGCCGCCTCTTTCCCGCCGGGCAGCGACAAGGGCGATACGACCGCTTCCCCGAAGATCTGGGAGGACATGGCGGGTTTCCAGGCCGAGGTGGACAAGTTCAAGGCCGTGACGGCCGAAGCCGCCGCCGCGCCGGCCCAAAGCCTCGAAGCGCTGAAGCCGCAGGTCGCCGCGATCGGGCAAAGCTGCTCAAGCTGCCACGAGACGTACCGCATCAAGAAGGGCTGA
- a CDS encoding helicase HerA-like C-terminal domain-containing protein, which yields MAGEDSIFIGASRKPDDSYQQPERLLLKYGNRHGLVTGATGTGKTVTLQILAEGFSNAGVPVFCADIKGDLSGIAMMGEAKDFLVARAEAIKLDPYEFQEFPVIFWDLFGEQGHPIRATISEMGPLLLSRLMNLSEAQEGIMNIAFRIADEEGLLLLDMKDLQSLLANIAGRADEIGARYGNVTKPSVGAIQRSLLVLEQQGATHFFGEPALKIADIMRTTRDGRGAINVLAADKLMMNPRLYATFLLWLMSELFEELPEVGDPDQPKLVFFFDEAHLLFDEAPKALVDRVEQVVRLIRSKGVGVYFVTQNPLDIPETVLAQLGNRVQHALRAYTPREQKAVKTAADTFRPNPDFDCAKAITQLGVGEALVSTLEAKAIPSMVQRTLIRPPSSRLGPITPEERRKLVAESPVAGQYDKTIDRESAFELLQKRAADAQKAEEEAQGREQDDSGRSRWTIPGFGDEEDDGYAPPRNSRSRSAPRPRASNRQTVAEAAIKSVVRSVGSSVGRALVRGILGSLKKGF from the coding sequence ATGGCGGGAGAAGACAGCATCTTTATCGGCGCAAGCCGAAAGCCGGACGACAGCTACCAGCAGCCGGAAAGGCTTCTTTTGAAATACGGCAATCGTCACGGGCTGGTGACCGGCGCCACCGGCACCGGCAAGACGGTGACGCTGCAGATCCTGGCCGAGGGCTTTTCCAATGCCGGCGTGCCGGTTTTCTGCGCCGACATAAAGGGCGACCTTTCCGGCATAGCCATGATGGGCGAGGCGAAGGATTTCCTCGTTGCGCGCGCCGAGGCGATCAAACTCGACCCATATGAGTTCCAGGAATTCCCGGTCATCTTCTGGGATCTGTTCGGCGAGCAGGGCCATCCGATCCGGGCAACCATCTCGGAAATGGGGCCGCTGCTTCTGTCGCGGCTGATGAACCTGTCGGAAGCGCAGGAAGGCATCATGAACATCGCCTTCCGGATCGCGGACGAAGAGGGATTGCTGCTGCTCGATATGAAGGATCTGCAGTCGCTGCTGGCCAATATTGCCGGGCGCGCCGACGAGATCGGCGCGCGCTATGGCAACGTGACCAAACCTTCCGTGGGCGCCATCCAGCGCTCGCTGCTGGTGCTGGAGCAGCAGGGCGCGACGCACTTCTTCGGCGAGCCGGCGCTGAAGATCGCCGATATCATGCGCACCACGCGCGACGGTCGCGGCGCGATCAACGTTCTTGCCGCCGACAAGCTGATGATGAACCCGCGCCTCTACGCGACGTTCCTGCTCTGGCTCATGTCGGAGCTTTTCGAGGAATTGCCGGAAGTCGGCGATCCGGACCAACCGAAGCTGGTGTTCTTCTTCGACGAGGCGCATTTGCTGTTCGACGAGGCGCCGAAGGCCCTGGTCGATCGCGTCGAGCAGGTTGTGCGGCTGATCCGGTCCAAGGGCGTCGGCGTGTATTTCGTTACGCAAAACCCGCTGGACATACCGGAGACCGTGCTCGCCCAACTGGGCAACCGCGTCCAGCACGCGCTGCGTGCCTATACGCCGCGCGAGCAGAAGGCGGTCAAGACCGCCGCGGACACGTTCCGGCCAAACCCGGATTTTGATTGCGCCAAGGCGATCACTCAACTCGGAGTCGGTGAGGCGCTGGTCTCGACCCTTGAGGCCAAAGCCATCCCATCAATGGTGCAGCGGACGCTGATTCGCCCGCCGTCCTCGCGCCTCGGGCCGATCACGCCCGAAGAGCGCCGGAAGCTCGTGGCCGAAAGCCCGGTGGCAGGGCAGTACGACAAGACGATCGACCGCGAATCGGCCTTCGAACTGCTGCAGAAGCGGGCCGCCGACGCCCAGAAGGCTGAGGAGGAGGCGCAGGGCCGCGAACAGGATGATTCCGGCCGCTCGCGCTGGACCATTCCGGGATTCGGCGACGAAGAGGACGACGGCTACGCGCCGCCCCGCAATTCGCGATCCCGATCGGCGCCTCGGCCTCGCGCGTCAAACCGTCAGACGGTTGCCGAAGCGGCCATCAAGTCGGTCGTGCGCTCGGTCGGTTCGTCAGTCGGCCGCGCATTGGTACGCGGCATTCTCGGCAGCCTGAAAAAGGGATTTTGA
- a CDS encoding S9 family peptidase produces the protein MTAKTMFPNINPPATEERPVSDTRHGITRTDEFAWLRAQNWQEVFREPALLDPAIRDHLNAENDYQKTLMADTVELQKALFHEMKGRIKEDDSSVPMKDGPYAYGSSFKKGGEQPRYFRTPRDGGEEDIILDGDTEAEGRPYFRIGGVDHSPDHSRLLWAFDDKGSEFFTLHVRDLAERKDLAETVPDTGGSGVWNAAGNGFFYTRLDQNHRPSKIFFHALGSDHADDRLVYEEPDPGFFMSVGGSRSNDWIFIGINDHETTEYRLLSARDPLAAPHIVEPRETGLQYDLEEGGDIFFILTNADGAKDFKIMTAPVGDPGRANWTELVGHEPGRLILSLLSFKDFLVRLERKDGLPRIVVRDRATGEEHMISFEEEAFSLGLSGSYEYDTDTMRFSYSSMTTPAQLFDYNMRTRERTLLKTQEVPSGHNPADYVTRRLMAPSHDGQLVPISLIHHRETPLDGTAPCLLYGYGSYGIAIPAAFNTNCLSLADRGFVYAIAHVRGGKDKGYGWYEDGKRAKKQNTFLDFIAAANHLVAERYTAHDRIVAQGGSAGGMLMGAVANMAPEVFGGIIAEVPFVDVLSTMLDDTLPLTPPEWPEWGNPILSAEDYRTIAAYSPYDNIGAYDYPPILAVAGLTDPRVTYWEPAKWIARLRVRKKGNNPVLFKINMDSGHAGASGRFSRLEEIAFNYAFALKIAGKASALPYKCSV, from the coding sequence ATGACCGCAAAAACCATGTTTCCGAATATCAATCCGCCTGCAACCGAGGAGCGCCCGGTCTCCGACACCAGGCACGGAATTACCCGGACAGACGAGTTCGCCTGGTTGCGCGCACAGAACTGGCAGGAGGTGTTTCGTGAGCCGGCGCTGCTCGATCCGGCCATCCGCGATCACCTCAATGCCGAAAACGACTATCAGAAGACCCTGATGGCTGACACCGTCGAGCTACAGAAGGCGCTGTTTCATGAAATGAAGGGCCGCATCAAGGAGGACGACTCGTCGGTTCCGATGAAGGACGGCCCGTACGCTTATGGCTCATCCTTCAAGAAGGGCGGAGAGCAGCCGCGCTACTTCCGCACCCCGCGCGACGGCGGCGAGGAGGACATCATCCTCGACGGCGACACGGAAGCCGAGGGTCGGCCGTATTTCCGCATCGGCGGCGTCGACCACTCGCCCGACCACAGCCGACTCCTGTGGGCCTTCGACGACAAGGGCTCGGAGTTTTTCACGCTGCACGTCCGCGATCTTGCGGAACGCAAGGACCTCGCCGAAACCGTCCCTGACACCGGCGGCTCGGGCGTATGGAATGCTGCCGGCAATGGATTCTTCTATACACGGCTCGACCAGAACCATCGCCCCTCAAAGATTTTCTTCCACGCGCTCGGTTCCGATCATGCCGACGATCGCCTCGTCTACGAGGAGCCCGATCCCGGCTTCTTCATGAGTGTGGGCGGTTCGCGCAGCAATGACTGGATATTCATCGGCATCAACGATCACGAAACTACGGAATACCGCCTGCTCAGCGCCAGGGATCCGCTGGCCGCGCCGCACATCGTCGAACCGCGCGAGACCGGGTTGCAATACGATCTGGAGGAAGGCGGCGACATCTTCTTCATTCTCACCAACGCCGATGGCGCCAAGGACTTCAAGATCATGACCGCGCCGGTTGGCGATCCGGGGCGCGCCAACTGGACGGAACTCGTCGGCCACGAACCCGGCCGGCTGATCCTGTCGCTGCTCAGCTTCAAGGATTTCCTCGTCCGGCTGGAGCGCAAGGACGGCCTGCCGCGAATCGTCGTACGCGACCGCGCCACCGGCGAAGAGCACATGATCTCGTTCGAGGAAGAGGCTTTCTCGCTCGGCCTCTCCGGCTCCTACGAATACGACACCGACACGATGCGGTTCTCGTATTCGTCGATGACGACGCCCGCGCAGTTGTTCGACTACAATATGCGCACGCGTGAACGCACGCTTTTGAAGACACAGGAGGTTCCCTCCGGCCACAATCCCGCGGACTATGTCACCCGCCGGCTGATGGCGCCCTCCCACGATGGCCAACTGGTGCCGATCTCTCTCATCCATCACCGCGAAACGCCGCTGGACGGCACCGCACCCTGCCTGCTCTACGGTTATGGCTCCTACGGCATCGCCATTCCCGCGGCATTCAACACCAACTGCCTGTCGCTTGCCGATCGCGGTTTCGTCTATGCCATCGCACATGTGCGCGGCGGCAAGGACAAAGGCTATGGCTGGTACGAAGACGGCAAGCGCGCGAAGAAGCAGAACACGTTTCTCGATTTCATCGCCGCCGCCAACCATCTGGTCGCCGAGCGCTATACCGCACATGACCGGATCGTCGCCCAAGGCGGCTCAGCGGGCGGCATGCTGATGGGCGCGGTCGCCAACATGGCGCCAGAGGTGTTTGGCGGCATCATCGCCGAGGTGCCTTTCGTCGACGTACTGAGCACCATGCTCGACGACACGCTGCCCCTCACGCCGCCGGAATGGCCCGAATGGGGCAATCCCATTCTGTCCGCAGAGGATTATCGGACGATCGCTGCTTATTCGCCCTACGACAATATCGGCGCGTATGACTACCCGCCGATCCTGGCGGTCGCCGGCCTGACCGATCCACGCGTCACCTATTGGGAGCCGGCGAAATGGATCGCCCGCCTGCGCGTCCGGAAAAAGGGCAACAACCCGGTTCTCTTCAAGATCAACATGGATTCCGGCCATGCCGGCGCATCCGGACGTTTTTCGCGGCTGGAGGAGATCGCCTTCAACTACGCATTCGCGCTGAAGATCGCGGGAAAGGCGTCCGCGCTTCCCTACAAGTGTTCAGTCTGA
- a CDS encoding haloacid dehalogenase type II — protein sequence MHHAAFVFDAYGTLFDVHAAVRRHAAAIGPEGQLLSDIWRAKQLEYSWVRSLMGSYADFWQLTEQALDFAFDRVPSADRSLRQDLLDAYWRLDCYPEVPAVLKALKAEGARLAILSNGSPAMLEAAVRSAALDTVLDDIFSVDQVRKFKTDPSVYDLVATNWRLYPASISFQSSNRWDVAGAAKFGFHTVWVNRSGQPDEYRDHPPALILPSLEGLLAGA from the coding sequence ATGCACCACGCCGCCTTCGTATTCGACGCCTATGGAACGCTGTTCGACGTCCACGCTGCGGTGCGGCGGCATGCGGCTGCAATCGGCCCTGAGGGGCAGCTGCTGTCCGACATCTGGCGGGCAAAGCAGCTTGAATATTCCTGGGTCCGGAGCCTCATGGGCTCCTACGCGGATTTCTGGCAACTGACTGAACAGGCGCTCGACTTCGCGTTCGATAGGGTGCCGTCCGCCGACCGGTCGCTGCGGCAGGATCTGCTCGACGCATACTGGCGGCTCGACTGCTATCCGGAGGTCCCGGCGGTGCTGAAGGCACTCAAGGCGGAAGGCGCGCGTCTTGCAATCCTGTCGAACGGTTCGCCGGCAATGCTGGAGGCGGCGGTCCGTTCCGCGGCGCTCGACACGGTGCTCGACGACATATTCTCCGTCGACCAGGTCCGGAAGTTCAAGACCGACCCATCCGTCTACGATCTAGTGGCGACGAACTGGCGTCTCTACCCCGCCTCAATATCCTTCCAGTCTTCCAACCGCTGGGATGTCGCCGGGGCGGCCAAGTTCGGTTTCCACACCGTCTGGGTAAACCGCAGCGGCCAGCCCGACGAATACCGCGACCACCCGCCCGCCCTCATCCTGCCCTCGCTGGAAGGGTTGCTCGCCGGCGCCTGA
- a CDS encoding superoxide dismutase, translated as MAFELPALPYDYEALQPYMSKETLEYHHDKHHKAYVDNGNKLAAEAGMDGLSLEEIVKQSFGKNAGLFNNAGQHYNHIHFWKWMKKGGGGNKLPGALQKAIDSDLGGYDKFKADFIAAGTTQFGSGWAWLSVKGGKLAISKTPNGENPLVHGASPILGVDVWEHSYYIDYRNARPKYLEAFVDNLINWDYVLEMYEKASA; from the coding sequence ATGGCTTTTGAACTGCCTGCATTGCCCTATGATTACGAGGCGCTCCAGCCTTACATGTCCAAGGAAACGCTCGAATATCACCACGACAAGCATCACAAGGCCTATGTCGACAACGGCAACAAGCTCGCGGCCGAAGCCGGCATGGACGGCCTGTCTCTCGAAGAGATCGTCAAGCAGTCCTTCGGCAAGAACGCCGGCCTCTTCAACAATGCCGGCCAGCATTACAATCACATCCATTTCTGGAAATGGATGAAGAAAGGCGGCGGCGGCAACAAGCTTCCGGGCGCCCTGCAGAAGGCCATCGACAGCGATCTCGGCGGCTATGACAAGTTCAAAGCCGATTTCATCGCCGCCGGCACCACGCAGTTCGGCTCGGGCTGGGCGTGGCTTTCGGTGAAGGGCGGGAAGCTTGCAATCTCCAAGACCCCGAACGGCGAGAACCCGCTCGTGCATGGCGCGTCGCCGATCCTCGGCGTGGATGTGTGGGAGCACTCCTATTACATCGACTACCGCAACGCGCGGCCGAAATATCTGGAGGCCTTCGTCGACAATCTGATCAACTGGGACTACGTCCTGGAAATGTACGAGAAGGCCAGCGCATAG
- a CDS encoding L,D-transpeptidase — MSITSVSSSQFTRRRFLGAAATGAAALTVSACTSMPHYAQFEPVQIAPTPEIEPSLGSYALMYGPMVDEGYEIPGVPIKKVDPRYYRQIVQDPTGERPGTVVVDTSNHFLYLVRENGQAIRYGVGLGRAGFEWSGRAVIQWKRKWPKWTPPAEMIARDPKLARYSVENGGMPPGLNNPLGARALYIFQNGEDTLYRVHGSPEWNSIGKSVSSGCVRLMNQDIIDLYDRVPNRTPILVTSGIPMA; from the coding sequence ATGAGCATCACTTCGGTTTCTTCCTCCCAATTCACTCGCAGACGGTTTCTCGGCGCCGCGGCAACCGGCGCAGCAGCTCTGACGGTGTCGGCATGCACCAGCATGCCCCATTACGCCCAGTTCGAGCCGGTGCAGATAGCGCCCACGCCCGAAATCGAGCCTTCGCTCGGCAGCTATGCGCTGATGTACGGCCCTATGGTCGACGAAGGTTACGAGATTCCGGGAGTGCCCATCAAGAAAGTGGATCCGCGCTACTACCGCCAGATCGTTCAGGATCCAACCGGCGAACGGCCCGGGACAGTAGTGGTCGATACCTCTAACCATTTTCTCTACCTCGTCCGCGAAAACGGGCAGGCGATACGCTATGGCGTCGGTCTCGGCCGCGCCGGTTTCGAGTGGTCCGGCCGGGCAGTCATCCAATGGAAGCGGAAGTGGCCGAAATGGACGCCGCCCGCCGAGATGATTGCGCGCGATCCCAAACTGGCAAGATACAGCGTGGAAAATGGCGGCATGCCGCCCGGGCTGAACAATCCGCTCGGTGCTCGTGCGCTCTATATTTTCCAGAACGGCGAAGACACGCTTTACCGCGTGCACGGCTCGCCCGAATGGAATTCCATCGGCAAGTCGGTTTCGTCAGGCTGCGTCCGGCTGATGAACCAGGACATTATCGACCTCTACGACCGCGTGCCCAATCGCACGCCGATCCTGGTCACGTCCGGCATTCCGATGGCCTGA
- a CDS encoding RidA family protein, translating to MSRAIKHLLIGGLIIMTMGVPTATTANENDLKLTIVNPQNLFDPTPNGYSTAVIVPGGAKVAYISGQGGQDSTGALSPDFAVQVEQAYANLRTALDALGARPDHVAKLTVFVVDHDMSKLEVLTRNVKEMFGEALPAQTLTPVPKLAIDPMLFEVEAVVVLD from the coding sequence ATGTCACGCGCAATCAAGCATCTGCTTATCGGAGGGCTAATCATCATGACCATGGGCGTTCCCACTGCGACGACAGCGAATGAGAACGATCTCAAGCTGACCATCGTCAATCCACAAAACCTCTTCGACCCGACGCCGAATGGGTACAGCACGGCGGTGATCGTGCCCGGCGGAGCCAAGGTGGCCTACATCTCCGGACAGGGCGGCCAGGACAGCACAGGAGCCTTATCGCCCGATTTCGCTGTCCAGGTTGAGCAGGCCTACGCAAATTTGCGCACCGCCCTCGATGCGCTCGGCGCCCGGCCGGATCACGTCGCCAAGCTCACGGTCTTCGTGGTCGATCACGATATGTCCAAGCTCGAGGTGTTGACCAGGAACGTCAAGGAAATGTTTGGCGAGGCGCTGCCGGCGCAGACGCTGACTCCCGTTCCCAAGCTTGCGATTGACCCCATGCTCTTCGAGGTGGAGGCCGTGGTCGTGCTTGATTAG